The Spirosoma foliorum genome has a window encoding:
- a CDS encoding TonB-dependent receptor, whose protein sequence is MKKYLLSTILLLLIACLAIDQTRAQTTQASISGVISDNKKSPLPGATVQVRNESTGFTTGTVTNAQGDYLFKELPLGGPYTIRVSFVGFGDQQRTGYTLNQGDAIRVNLNMEESGQSLEVVQVVASGLKNKTEFLGAATTISARSIAALPVNGRNFTSLTDLSPLSRGTNLSGQLGSSTNFTIDGTTAKNPTSAGPTTSRSGAPYTISIEAVREFKVVTNQYDVIYGRSGGGTISAVTKSGTNKLTGSIFNYTRANWLSSRYDIRGNERKVPFSTNQFGFSLGGPIIKDKLHFFVVWDHQQDSRPLIIADVQTPADESRFLVTRATLDRFVSIAQTKYGTATTPQYGTFSKVRPTDAGFARIDWQINEKNLLTVRDNYTNDRNKLGLADNTAINIYESYGNDFNIDNSLLATLRTSLSSKTTNELKVQHLYTYQKSAPGDQLPAANIPRNIVENVTSTIDGTSRATSIQMGGHRFAQEGFTNNVIQLVDNLYYNTNKAQFTFGLDLMYTHAKSLYGSEVNGRFHYTSEVVNNVAVSALDKFERLQPYRYFREVPLVADPTVVGNTLNAGLYGQMSTKLAPGLDMTAGLRFDYALYPKAAFNQVVFDDLKLRTDNQLKSFVAQPRLQLTWDVNEEHKDFIRFGAGVFASDINNYVIINNLTFDGKHYGTVDVRAPNIPTPDFAAYRNNYASIPSLAAFQLPTINMTGADARTPILYKANLSYTHYLTDKFKVSLTGYASLARHNYTYVDRNIVEQPFFRLTNEDNRGVYVPLNSMPSNGAGDWQQGRISQRLGRVLELGSQGKVNQFAVVLDATYQYFRDGEISASYTWNDTKDNTSYNGNVANTATLVQLVKDDPRDLSKMTYSDNQFRNKLVVYGTLPSFYGISVGFRYSGIGGTRYSLLSGANNNGDFVTTNDLAFVFDRNNPEVAANVRTGLQTLLDSPTASQSLKDYINAYSGKIAERNGGINGFYGVFDLRANKRFLLFGKRQYIDLSVDAFNVANLLNRNKGTNLSLGNQALYALGIPASGGNVAIPAFSQATQQYTYRVNATGAVTPSGDPFQIQIGLRYGF, encoded by the coding sequence ATGAAAAAATATCTTCTTTCAACAATCTTACTACTTCTTATCGCTTGTCTGGCGATTGACCAAACAAGAGCACAAACTACCCAGGCTTCCATTTCGGGAGTTATTTCGGATAACAAAAAATCGCCACTACCAGGTGCTACAGTTCAGGTTCGCAACGAATCAACGGGCTTTACAACCGGAACGGTAACCAATGCCCAGGGCGACTATCTGTTCAAAGAATTACCATTAGGCGGGCCATACACCATCCGCGTTTCGTTTGTTGGCTTCGGCGATCAACAACGGACCGGCTACACGCTGAATCAGGGCGACGCTATCCGAGTAAACCTCAATATGGAGGAAAGCGGCCAATCGCTCGAAGTCGTGCAGGTGGTAGCCTCCGGTCTGAAGAATAAGACCGAGTTTTTGGGCGCAGCTACAACTATATCAGCCCGATCAATTGCTGCCCTGCCCGTTAATGGCCGGAATTTCACCTCCTTGACCGATCTGTCGCCATTGAGCCGTGGTACTAATCTATCGGGTCAACTGGGTTCGTCGACAAATTTTACCATCGACGGTACAACGGCCAAGAACCCAACCTCAGCTGGCCCAACGACTAGCCGCAGTGGAGCGCCCTACACCATTTCCATTGAGGCCGTACGCGAATTTAAAGTAGTTACCAATCAGTACGACGTTATTTACGGCCGCAGCGGTGGCGGCACCATCAGTGCCGTAACGAAATCGGGGACCAACAAATTAACGGGTAGTATTTTTAACTACACCCGTGCTAACTGGCTATCGAGCCGGTACGATATTCGGGGCAACGAGCGTAAGGTCCCCTTCTCGACTAATCAGTTCGGTTTTTCGCTAGGCGGTCCGATCATTAAAGATAAACTACACTTTTTTGTCGTCTGGGATCACCAACAGGATTCTCGTCCGTTGATTATTGCTGACGTACAGACACCCGCCGATGAAAGCCGGTTTCTGGTGACCAGAGCCACCCTAGACCGATTTGTGAGCATTGCCCAGACTAAATATGGCACAGCTACAACACCTCAGTATGGCACGTTTAGTAAAGTTCGGCCAACGGATGCTGGTTTTGCCCGGATTGACTGGCAGATAAATGAAAAAAACCTGCTGACTGTCCGCGACAATTACACCAACGACCGCAATAAACTGGGCCTGGCCGACAACACGGCGATTAATATCTACGAGTCGTACGGCAACGATTTCAACATCGACAACAGCTTGCTGGCAACCTTACGTACTTCACTCAGTTCGAAAACTACCAACGAGTTAAAGGTTCAGCATTTATACACCTATCAGAAAAGTGCCCCTGGCGATCAGCTACCGGCAGCTAACATTCCCCGTAACATCGTTGAAAACGTAACGTCGACCATCGATGGAACCAGCCGGGCAACCAGCATCCAGATGGGCGGGCATCGCTTTGCGCAGGAAGGCTTCACCAACAACGTAATCCAGTTGGTTGACAACCTGTACTACAACACCAACAAGGCACAGTTCACCTTCGGGCTCGACCTGATGTATACCCATGCGAAGTCGTTGTATGGCAGTGAAGTAAACGGACGATTCCACTACACATCAGAAGTTGTCAATAACGTTGCCGTGTCGGCTCTGGATAAGTTTGAGCGGCTGCAGCCTTACCGGTATTTCCGGGAAGTGCCTCTGGTAGCTGATCCAACGGTTGTTGGCAATACGCTCAATGCCGGTTTGTACGGCCAGATGAGTACGAAGCTGGCTCCAGGCTTAGACATGACCGCTGGTTTGCGGTTCGATTATGCCCTCTATCCGAAAGCGGCCTTCAATCAGGTGGTCTTTGATGACCTGAAACTACGCACCGATAACCAACTGAAATCATTTGTAGCCCAGCCCCGCTTGCAGTTAACGTGGGATGTCAACGAAGAGCACAAGGATTTCATTCGTTTCGGAGCGGGCGTGTTCGCATCGGACATTAACAACTACGTCATCATCAACAACCTTACTTTCGATGGCAAACATTACGGAACGGTAGACGTACGTGCTCCAAACATACCTACGCCAGATTTTGCCGCTTATCGGAATAATTACGCCAGCATTCCGTCGTTGGCGGCTTTTCAACTGCCAACAATCAACATGACCGGTGCCGATGCACGGACACCCATACTCTACAAAGCGAACTTGTCGTATACGCACTACTTGACGGATAAATTTAAAGTTAGTTTGACGGGTTATGCGTCGCTGGCCCGCCACAACTATACGTATGTTGACCGAAATATTGTGGAGCAACCGTTTTTCCGCTTAACGAACGAAGACAACCGTGGTGTTTACGTGCCTCTGAATTCAATGCCTTCAAACGGAGCGGGCGACTGGCAGCAGGGCCGGATCAGTCAGCGATTAGGCCGGGTGCTTGAGTTGGGTAGTCAGGGTAAAGTCAATCAGTTTGCTGTTGTGTTGGATGCAACGTACCAGTACTTCCGGGATGGCGAAATCTCGGCCAGCTATACCTGGAACGACACCAAAGACAACACCTCTTACAATGGTAACGTAGCGAACACGGCTACACTCGTACAGTTAGTCAAAGATGATCCACGCGATTTGAGCAAGATGACCTATTCGGATAATCAGTTCCGGAACAAACTGGTCGTTTATGGTACGCTGCCTTCGTTCTACGGCATCTCGGTAGGCTTCCGGTATTCGGGAATTGGTGGTACGCGCTATTCGTTGCTGTCGGGAGCTAACAACAACGGTGACTTTGTGACAACGAATGATTTGGCCTTCGTTTTCGACCGAAACAATCCAGAAGTGGCAGCTAACGTTCGGACTGGTTTACAGACGTTGCTGGACAGTCCCACGGCTAGTCAGAGCCTCAAAGATTACATCAATGCCTACTCGGGCAAAATTGCTGAACGGAATGGCGGTATCAACGGCTTCTACGGCGTCTTCGATCTTCGGGCTAACAAACGATTCCTGTTGTTCGGAAAAAGACAGTATATCGACTTATCCGTAGATGCGTTCAATGTGGCCAACCTGTTGAATCGGAATAAGGGCACCAACCTGTCTTTGGGAAATCAGGCTCTATATGCACTCGGGATTCCTGCATCGGGAGGCAATGTAGCCATTCCCGCTTTTAGCCAGGCAACCCAGCAGTATACGTACCGCGTAAACGCAACCGGTGCCGTGACACCATCAGGCGATCCGTTCCAGATTCAGATCGGGTTGCGTTATGGGTTTTAA